Proteins encoded together in one Pseudomonas arsenicoxydans window:
- the glnT gene encoding type III glutamate--ammonia ligase — MLPAETQHIIDKHGIKYVLAQFVDIHGAAKTKSVPICGLKAVAEDGAGFAGFAISGMGMEPHGPDFMARGDLSTLTPVPWQPGYGRVVCIGHVDGKPHPYDSRYVLQQQIRRLEDKGWTLNTGLEPEFNLMRRDEQGKLQLVDLSDNLDKPCYDYKGLSRSRVFLERLTEALQAVDFEVYQIDHEDANGQFEINYTYSDAMTSADRFTFFRMAAGEIANDLGMICSFMPKPDPKRAGNGMHFHLSISSAENKNLFHDASDPSGMGLSKMAYHFAAGLLAHGPALCAFAAPTVNSYKRLVVGNSLSGATWAPAFIAFGANNRSAMVRVPYGRLEFRLPDAGCNPYLVSAAIIAAGLDGIDRQLEIDHVCNENLYSLSLEQIAARGIKTLPQSLKEACDALEADPLFAEVLGPQIVGEFIKLKRMEWVEYSRHVSDWEVARYTEFF, encoded by the coding sequence ATGTTGCCAGCAGAAACCCAGCACATTATCGACAAGCACGGCATCAAGTACGTGCTTGCACAGTTTGTCGATATCCATGGCGCGGCAAAAACCAAATCGGTGCCGATCTGCGGGCTCAAGGCCGTGGCTGAGGACGGCGCCGGTTTTGCCGGTTTCGCCATCAGCGGCATGGGCATGGAGCCGCACGGGCCGGACTTCATGGCTCGCGGCGATTTGTCGACGCTGACACCAGTGCCTTGGCAACCGGGTTATGGCCGGGTCGTGTGCATTGGCCATGTCGACGGCAAGCCGCATCCCTATGACAGCCGCTACGTGCTGCAGCAGCAGATCCGTCGCCTGGAAGACAAGGGCTGGACGCTCAACACCGGCCTGGAACCCGAATTCAACCTGATGCGCCGTGACGAGCAGGGCAAGCTGCAACTGGTCGATCTGAGCGATAACCTGGACAAGCCTTGCTACGACTACAAAGGTCTGTCGCGCTCCCGGGTGTTTCTTGAGCGTTTGACTGAAGCGCTGCAAGCGGTGGATTTCGAGGTCTATCAAATCGATCACGAAGACGCCAATGGCCAATTCGAAATCAACTACACCTACAGCGATGCCATGACCTCGGCGGATCGCTTCACTTTCTTCCGCATGGCCGCCGGCGAGATTGCCAATGACTTGGGCATGATCTGCTCGTTCATGCCCAAGCCCGACCCGAAACGTGCCGGCAACGGCATGCACTTTCACCTGTCGATCAGCAGTGCCGAGAACAAGAACCTGTTCCACGACGCCAGCGATCCGAGCGGCATGGGCCTGTCGAAAATGGCCTATCACTTCGCCGCCGGCCTGTTGGCACACGGCCCGGCGCTGTGTGCCTTTGCCGCACCGACGGTCAACTCCTACAAGCGTCTGGTGGTGGGCAATTCGTTGTCCGGTGCGACCTGGGCGCCGGCCTTTATTGCCTTTGGTGCCAACAACCGCTCCGCGATGGTCCGTGTGCCTTACGGACGCCTGGAATTTCGCCTGCCGGACGCCGGTTGCAATCCCTATCTGGTCAGCGCGGCCATCATCGCTGCGGGTCTGGACGGCATCGACCGTCAGTTGGAAATCGACCACGTCTGCAACGAAAACCTCTACAGCCTGAGCCTGGAGCAGATCGCCGCGCGCGGCATCAAGACCCTGCCGCAGTCGCTCAAGGAAGCCTGCGATGCGCTCGAAGCCGACCCGCTGTTCGCCGAAGTGCTGGGCCCGCAGATCGTGGGCGAGTTCATCAAGCTCAAGCGTATGGAGTGGGTCGAGTACAGCCGCCATGTCAGTGACTGGGAAGTCGCGCGCTACACCGAATTTTTCTGA
- a CDS encoding class II glutamine amidotransferase — MCGIVGLYLKNPQLESRLGQLFEPMLQAMTDRGPDSAGFAIYGDEVADGWVKLTLQATTEGFDWKTLMGELEGRLGCSLDWFQNASAAVLKIHADEAPVRLALAELAPSVRIMSAGQSIEILKGMGLPQEISQRFGLAGMKGSHIIGHTRMATESAVTMEGSHPFSTGADLCLVHNGSLSNHFRLRQELKREGIQFETDNDTEVAAGYLTWRLQQGDSLKEALDHALEDLDGFFTFAIGTRNGFAVIRDPIACKPAILAETDDYVAMASEYQALSSLPGIENARIWEPAPATLYIWERESA; from the coding sequence ATGTGTGGAATCGTAGGTCTTTACCTGAAAAATCCGCAGCTGGAATCCCGGCTGGGGCAGCTCTTCGAACCAATGTTGCAGGCCATGACCGATCGTGGCCCGGACAGTGCCGGCTTTGCCATCTACGGCGATGAAGTCGCCGATGGCTGGGTCAAGCTGACCCTGCAGGCCACCACCGAAGGCTTCGACTGGAAAACCCTGATGGGCGAACTGGAAGGGCGCCTGGGCTGTTCACTGGACTGGTTCCAGAACGCCAGTGCGGCGGTGCTGAAGATCCACGCGGACGAGGCGCCGGTCCGTCTGGCCCTTGCTGAATTGGCACCCAGCGTCCGCATCATGAGCGCCGGGCAGAGCATTGAAATCCTCAAAGGCATGGGGCTGCCCCAGGAAATTTCCCAACGCTTCGGCCTGGCCGGCATGAAAGGCAGTCACATCATCGGCCACACCCGCATGGCGACTGAAAGCGCGGTGACCATGGAAGGCAGCCACCCGTTTTCCACTGGAGCGGACCTGTGCCTGGTGCACAACGGCTCGCTGTCCAACCACTTCCGCCTGCGTCAGGAACTCAAGCGCGAAGGCATCCAGTTTGAAACCGACAACGACACCGAGGTGGCCGCCGGTTACCTGACCTGGCGTCTGCAGCAGGGCGACTCGTTGAAGGAGGCGCTGGATCATGCGCTGGAAGATCTCGACGGTTTCTTCACTTTCGCCATCGGCACCCGTAACGGTTTCGCGGTGATTCGCGACCCGATCGCCTGCAAGCCGGCGATCCTCGCCGAGACCGACGACTACGTCGCCATGGCCTCGGAGTATCAGGCGCTGTCGAGCCTGCCGGGCATTGAAAACGCCAGGATCTGGGAGCCGGCACCGGCCACCTTGTACATCTGGGAACGCGAGTCAGCTTAA
- a CDS encoding GltB/FmdC/FwdC-like GXGXG domain-containing protein, whose protein sequence is MKTIDLSIATVRDLNQALHDQVHSVEDREWVVTHSNGKHNLAVGVNQAVSIDIQGHAGYYCAGMNQKASITVHGNAGVGCAENMMSGYVRIKGSASQAAGATAHGGLLVIEGDAGARCGISMKGIDIVVGGSIGHMSCFMGQAGRLVVCGDAGDALGDSLYETHIYVKGSVASLGSDCIEKEMRAEHLEELQVLLNRAGFEHKAADFKRYGSARQLYNFKVDNASAY, encoded by the coding sequence ATGAAAACCATCGATCTTTCCATTGCCACCGTGCGTGACCTCAATCAGGCGCTGCATGACCAGGTCCACAGCGTAGAAGACCGCGAGTGGGTCGTGACTCACTCCAACGGCAAGCACAATCTCGCCGTCGGGGTGAACCAGGCCGTTTCCATCGATATCCAGGGCCACGCCGGTTACTACTGCGCCGGCATGAACCAGAAGGCTTCGATCACCGTTCATGGCAATGCCGGTGTCGGCTGCGCCGAGAACATGATGTCCGGTTATGTGCGGATCAAGGGCAGCGCCTCCCAGGCCGCCGGCGCCACCGCCCATGGCGGATTGCTGGTGATCGAAGGCGATGCCGGAGCCCGTTGCGGGATTTCCATGAAAGGCATCGACATCGTGGTCGGCGGCAGCATTGGTCACATGAGCTGTTTCATGGGCCAGGCCGGACGACTGGTGGTGTGCGGTGATGCCGGCGATGCGCTGGGCGATTCGTTGTACGAAACCCACATTTATGTGAAGGGCAGCGTTGCCTCCCTGGGCTCGGATTGCATCGAGAAAGAGATGCGCGCCGAGCACCTGGAAGAGCTGCAGGTCCTGCTCAACCGTGCCGGTTTCGAGCACAAGGCCGCTGACTTCAAGCGCTACGGCTCGGCCCGTCAGTTGTACAACTTCAAAGTCGATAACGCGTCCGCGTATTGA
- a CDS encoding FMN-binding glutamate synthase family protein has protein sequence MSDPTSPKAAPVLRESATFDRLTIQEIQRAAETGIYDIRGGGTKRKVPHFDDLLLLGASVSRYPLEGYREKCGTDVILGNRFAKKPIHLKIPVTIAGMSFGALSANAKEALGRGATIAGTSTTTGDGGMTPEERGQSQHLVYQYLPSRYGMNPDDLRKADAIEIVLGQGAKPGGGGMLLGMKVTERVAGMRTLPIGVDQRSACRHPDWTGPDDLAIKIAELREITDWEKPIYVKIGASRPYYDVKLAVKAGADVIVLDGMQGGTAATQEVFIEHVGIPILPAIPQAVQALQEMGMHRKVQLIVSGGIRNGADVAKAMALGADAVAIGTAALIALGDNHPRLNDELQKIGSAAGFYDDWQNGRDPAGITTQDPELSKRLDPVEGGRRLANYLRVLVLEAQTMARACGKSHLHNLDPEDLVALTVESAAMARVPLAGTSWIPGSGY, from the coding sequence ATGAGCGACCCTACCAGCCCAAAAGCAGCCCCGGTATTGCGTGAATCCGCGACCTTCGACCGCCTGACCATCCAGGAAATCCAGCGTGCCGCCGAGACCGGCATCTACGACATTCGCGGTGGCGGCACCAAGCGCAAAGTGCCGCACTTCGATGACTTGCTGCTGCTCGGCGCCAGCGTGTCGCGCTACCCGCTGGAAGGTTATCGGGAGAAGTGCGGCACCGATGTGATCCTCGGCAACCGTTTCGCCAAGAAGCCGATCCATCTGAAGATTCCGGTGACCATTGCCGGCATGAGTTTCGGTGCGTTGTCCGCCAATGCCAAGGAAGCGCTCGGTCGTGGGGCAACCATCGCCGGCACCAGCACCACCACCGGTGACGGCGGCATGACGCCGGAGGAACGCGGGCAATCGCAGCACCTGGTCTATCAATATCTGCCGTCGCGTTACGGCATGAACCCGGATGACCTGCGCAAGGCCGATGCCATCGAAATCGTCCTGGGGCAGGGCGCCAAACCGGGTGGTGGCGGCATGTTGCTGGGCATGAAAGTCACCGAGCGGGTAGCGGGTATGCGCACCTTGCCGATTGGCGTCGATCAGCGCAGCGCCTGCCGCCACCCGGACTGGACCGGCCCGGATGACTTGGCGATCAAGATTGCCGAACTGCGTGAAATCACCGATTGGGAAAAACCGATCTACGTGAAGATCGGCGCCAGCCGGCCTTACTACGACGTCAAGCTGGCGGTGAAGGCCGGCGCGGATGTGATCGTGCTCGATGGTATGCAAGGCGGCACCGCGGCGACCCAGGAGGTGTTTATCGAACATGTGGGCATCCCGATTTTGCCGGCCATTCCACAAGCGGTACAGGCTTTGCAGGAAATGGGCATGCACCGCAAGGTCCAGTTGATCGTTTCGGGAGGGATTCGCAACGGTGCCGACGTGGCCAAGGCCATGGCGCTGGGCGCGGACGCCGTGGCCATCGGCACGGCGGCGCTGATTGCGCTGGGCGACAACCACCCGCGACTGAATGACGAACTGCAGAAGATCGGCTCAGCCGCAGGCTTTTATGACGACTGGCAGAACGGCCGCGATCCGGCCGGGATCACCACGCAGGATCCGGAACTGTCCAAGCGTCTGGATCCGGTGGAGGGCGGACGCCGTCTGGCCAACTACCTGCGGGTGCTGGTGCTGGAAGCCCAGACCATGGCGCGGGCATGCGGCAAGTCGCACCTGCACAACCTCGATCCGGAGGATCTGGTGGCGCTGACAGTGGAATCGGCCGCGATGGCCAGGGTGCCACTGGCCGGGACTAGCTGGATTCCGGGCTCCGGTTATTGA
- a CDS encoding ammonium transporter: protein MVNRLLGKSLLGLLASGALVPLAQAADAPTLNTGSTAWMVTAAVLVLFMCLPGLALFYGGLVRAKNMLSLFTQCFGVAGLVGVLWVIYGYSMVVDTTGMVEGQVTFNSFVGGLNRAFLAGMTPQSLVGDIPEGVFVTFQMTFAIITPALIAGAFAERMKFSAALWFMALWFTLVYAPVAHMVWGGSGALMHNWGVLDFAGGTAVHINAGVAALAACLILGKRKGYQNTPMPAHNLSLTMAGAAMLWVGWFGFNIGSGGGLNGTSGIVMLNTQLGACAGILGWMFTEWFKVGKPSALGLASGALAGLVGITPACAYVGVGGALAIGLLCGVFCYLSVTVLKRRFGYDDSLDVFGLHGIGGMIGAVLTGVFCVPSLGGMVEGVTMGAQVVAQIKGVLLTTVYCFAVSWIILKVINAVIGLRADESVEEMGLDLAEHNERAYNH from the coding sequence ATGGTCAATCGTCTTCTTGGCAAATCCCTTCTTGGCCTGTTAGCCAGTGGTGCACTGGTGCCGTTGGCTCAGGCGGCCGACGCACCCACCTTGAACACCGGCAGCACCGCGTGGATGGTCACCGCCGCCGTGCTGGTGTTGTTCATGTGTCTGCCGGGCCTGGCCCTGTTTTATGGCGGCCTGGTGCGGGCGAAAAACATGTTGTCGTTGTTCACCCAGTGCTTTGGCGTCGCCGGACTGGTGGGTGTTTTATGGGTGATCTACGGCTACAGCATGGTGGTCGACACCACGGGCATGGTCGAGGGGCAAGTGACCTTCAACAGCTTTGTCGGAGGCTTGAACCGAGCCTTTCTGGCGGGAATGACCCCGCAGAGCCTGGTCGGCGATATACCGGAAGGCGTGTTCGTGACCTTCCAGATGACCTTCGCCATCATCACTCCGGCGCTGATTGCCGGGGCGTTTGCCGAGCGCATGAAGTTTTCGGCAGCGCTGTGGTTCATGGCGCTGTGGTTCACCCTGGTGTATGCCCCGGTGGCCCATATGGTATGGGGCGGTTCGGGCGCCTTGATGCATAACTGGGGCGTCCTCGATTTTGCCGGCGGTACGGCGGTGCATATCAACGCCGGCGTCGCGGCTTTGGCTGCGTGTCTGATTCTCGGCAAGCGCAAGGGCTACCAGAACACGCCGATGCCGGCGCACAACTTGAGCCTGACCATGGCGGGGGCGGCCATGCTCTGGGTCGGCTGGTTTGGTTTCAATATCGGCTCCGGTGGCGGCCTAAACGGCACTTCCGGGATTGTCATGCTCAACACTCAATTGGGTGCTTGCGCCGGGATTCTCGGCTGGATGTTCACCGAGTGGTTCAAGGTCGGCAAGCCAAGTGCCTTGGGCCTTGCCAGTGGTGCGCTGGCCGGCCTGGTGGGCATCACACCGGCGTGCGCCTATGTGGGCGTCGGTGGTGCGCTGGCGATCGGTCTGCTGTGCGGGGTGTTCTGCTATTTGAGCGTCACCGTCCTCAAGCGCCGCTTCGGCTATGACGACAGCCTTGATGTATTCGGCTTGCACGGAATCGGCGGGATGATCGGCGCGGTACTGACCGGGGTGTTCTGCGTGCCGTCGCTGGGCGGGATGGTCGAAGGCGTGACCATGGGCGCGCAAGTGGTGGCGCAAATCAAGGGTGTGCTGCTGACAACGGTGTATTGCTTCGCCGTCAGCTGGATCATTCTTAAGGTAATCAATGCCGTGATCGGCTTGCGTGCCGATGAGTCGGTGGAGGAGATGGGACTGGATCTGGCCGAGCACAACGAGCGTGCCTATAACCATTGA
- a CDS encoding LLM class flavin-dependent oxidoreductase — protein sequence MKFSLFVHMERWDESVSHRQLFEDLTELTLMAEAGGFSTVWIGEHHAMEYTISPSPMPLLAYLAAKTTTIHLGAGTIIAPFWHPLRVAGECALLDVISNGRMEVGLARGAYQVEFDRMAGGMPASSGGQALREMVPVVRALWQGDYAHDGDIWKFPTSTSVPKPIQKPNPPMWIAARDPDSHNFAVANGCNVMVTPLMKGDEEVLDLKNKFQTALDNNPDVPRPQLMVLRHTHVHAVDDPEGWKVGAKAISKFYRTFDAWFGNKQTPVNGFLAPSPEEKFAERPEFQLESLHKTAMIGTPEEIIPRIKYYQELGVDEFSFWCDNSLPHAEKKKSLELFIKHVVPAFR from the coding sequence ATGAAATTTTCGCTGTTCGTGCACATGGAACGTTGGGACGAGAGCGTCAGCCATCGCCAGCTGTTCGAAGACTTGACCGAACTGACCCTGATGGCCGAGGCCGGTGGTTTCAGCACTGTCTGGATCGGCGAACACCACGCCATGGAATACACCATCTCGCCAAGCCCTATGCCGCTGCTGGCCTACCTGGCAGCCAAGACCACCACCATTCATCTGGGCGCCGGCACCATCATCGCCCCGTTCTGGCACCCGTTGCGGGTCGCCGGTGAATGCGCGTTGCTCGATGTGATCAGCAACGGACGCATGGAAGTCGGCCTGGCCCGTGGCGCTTACCAGGTTGAGTTCGACCGGATGGCCGGCGGCATGCCTGCTTCGTCCGGCGGTCAGGCACTGCGCGAAATGGTTCCAGTGGTCCGGGCATTGTGGCAAGGCGACTACGCCCACGACGGTGATATCTGGAAATTCCCGACCTCCACCAGCGTGCCAAAGCCGATCCAGAAGCCCAACCCGCCGATGTGGATTGCCGCTCGCGACCCTGACTCCCACAACTTCGCCGTGGCCAACGGTTGCAACGTCATGGTCACGCCGCTGATGAAAGGCGACGAAGAAGTCCTCGACCTGAAGAACAAGTTCCAGACCGCGCTGGACAACAACCCCGACGTGCCCCGCCCGCAATTGATGGTGCTGCGTCACACCCACGTCCACGCCGTCGATGACCCCGAGGGCTGGAAAGTCGGCGCCAAGGCGATCTCGAAGTTCTACCGCACTTTCGACGCCTGGTTCGGCAACAAGCAAACACCGGTCAACGGTTTCCTCGCACCGAGCCCGGAAGAAAAATTCGCCGAGCGTCCGGAGTTCCAACTGGAGAGCCTGCACAAGACCGCCATGATCGGCACGCCGGAAGAAATCATTCCGCGCATCAAGTATTACCAGGAACTGGGCGTCGACGAATTCAGCTTCTGGTGCGACAACAGCCTGCCCCATGCGGAAAAGAAAAAGTCCCTGGAGCTGTTCATCAAACACGTGGTCCCAGCGTTCCGCTGA
- a CDS encoding flavin reductase family protein, with protein MIDAAIYKQVMGSFPSGVTVITTLDDDGQIVGLTASAFSSLSMDPALVLFCPNYSSDSYPVLIKNKRFAIHVLSGGQQSEAYAFARKGKDKAQGIEWTLSELGNPILANATAVIECELWREYEGGDHAIMVGAVKNLIVPQQNAGPLVYCHGKMGALPVLA; from the coding sequence ATGATCGATGCCGCCATCTACAAACAAGTAATGGGTTCGTTTCCGTCCGGGGTGACTGTCATCACTACACTCGATGACGACGGCCAGATCGTCGGCCTGACCGCCAGCGCCTTCAGCTCGCTGTCCATGGACCCGGCCCTGGTGCTGTTCTGCCCCAACTACAGCTCCGACTCGTATCCGGTACTGATCAAGAACAAACGCTTTGCCATTCACGTGCTGTCCGGCGGCCAGCAAAGCGAAGCCTATGCGTTCGCCCGTAAAGGCAAAGACAAGGCGCAAGGCATCGAATGGACCTTGAGCGAGCTGGGCAATCCGATTCTGGCGAACGCCACGGCCGTGATCGAATGCGAACTGTGGCGCGAATATGAAGGCGGCGACCACGCGATCATGGTTGGCGCCGTGAAGAACCTGATCGTGCCTCAGCAGAACGCCGGGCCACTGGTGTATTGCCACGGCAAGATGGGCGCCCTGCCCGTGCTCGCCTGA
- a CDS encoding ABC transporter ATP-binding protein yields MSAVIKDSAQHSDQPLVSLRNLNKYYGEFAAVDDISLDIKDGEFLTFLGSSGSGKSTTLSMLAGFETPSSGEILVNGQSLVNVPPHKRDIGMVFQRYSLFPHLSVRDNIAFPLAIRKLPAAERERRVDAMLKLVQLEQFAHRRPSQLSGGQQQRVAIARALVYEPRILLMDEPLGALDKKLREDLQDELRQLHRRLGITIVYVTHDQEEAMRLSQRIAIFSHGKIVGLGSGFDLYQNPPNAFVASFLGNSNFLKLKAQGNAVASFEGQSLSIRLTAGLQIDQDVLLMVRPEKALALSVEQAAREPLAAGWNEVSAIVGEVLFLGESQTCTVKTLGGTSMTVKALSAAGMPLKTGDPVRVRWATADACVYTEWAESDLNKAAGAH; encoded by the coding sequence ATGAGTGCAGTGATCAAAGATTCCGCGCAACACAGTGACCAACCCCTGGTAAGCCTGCGCAACCTGAACAAGTACTACGGCGAATTTGCCGCCGTGGACGACATCTCGCTGGACATCAAGGACGGTGAATTCCTGACCTTCCTCGGCTCCAGCGGATCCGGTAAAAGTACAACGCTGTCGATGCTCGCCGGCTTCGAAACCCCGAGCAGCGGCGAGATCCTGGTCAATGGCCAATCGCTGGTCAACGTGCCGCCGCACAAGCGCGACATTGGCATGGTGTTCCAGCGTTACTCGCTGTTCCCGCACTTGTCGGTCCGCGACAACATCGCGTTCCCACTGGCGATCCGCAAACTGCCCGCCGCCGAGCGCGAGCGTCGGGTCGATGCGATGCTCAAGTTGGTGCAACTGGAACAGTTCGCCCATCGCCGCCCTTCGCAACTCTCCGGCGGCCAGCAGCAACGGGTCGCCATTGCGCGAGCGCTGGTGTATGAGCCACGTATTTTGCTGATGGACGAACCGCTCGGCGCGCTCGACAAGAAACTGCGTGAAGATTTGCAGGACGAGCTGCGCCAGCTGCACCGTCGCCTGGGCATCACCATTGTCTACGTGACCCACGATCAGGAAGAAGCCATGCGTTTGTCTCAGCGCATCGCCATTTTCAGCCATGGGAAAATCGTCGGGCTGGGCAGTGGTTTTGATCTGTATCAGAACCCGCCGAATGCGTTTGTCGCGTCGTTCCTGGGTAACTCGAACTTCCTCAAGCTCAAGGCTCAGGGCAACGCGGTGGCTTCGTTTGAAGGGCAGTCGCTGTCGATTCGTCTGACTGCCGGGTTGCAGATCGATCAGGATGTGCTGCTGATGGTGCGTCCGGAGAAGGCGTTGGCGTTGAGTGTAGAGCAGGCGGCTCGTGAGCCTCTGGCGGCGGGCTGGAATGAGGTATCGGCGATTGTCGGTGAGGTGTTGTTTCTGGGTGAGAGCCAGACGTGCACCGTCAAGACGCTGGGCGGGACTTCGATGACTGTGAAGGCGCTGTCTGCTGCGGGTATGCCGCTCAAGACGGGGGATCCGGTTCGTGTGCGTTGGGCTACTGCGGATGCTTGTGTGTATACCGAGTGGGCTGAGAGTGATTTGAACAAGGCTGCCGGGGCGCATTGA
- a CDS encoding ABC transporter permease → MLLTPNAMSRRMRFGLYFTTGLIALFLLLPIVFIVLLSFGSSQWLVFPPPGWTLKWYGQFFSNADWMNAAVASLKVAVLTTFFAVALGLPTAFALVRGRFPGREMLYGLFTLPMIVPLVIIAVAVYALFLKLGYTGTMFAFVVSHVIVALPFTIISIINSLKLFDQSIEDAAVICGASRLQAVFKVTFPAIRPGMVAGALFAFLVSWDEVVLSVMMASPTLQTLPVKMWTTLRQDLTPVIAVASTLLIGLSVLVMVIAAAVRRRNEISA, encoded by the coding sequence ATGCTACTGACTCCCAATGCCATGAGCCGGCGCATGCGCTTCGGCCTGTATTTCACGACCGGGCTGATCGCGCTGTTCCTGTTGCTGCCGATCGTGTTCATCGTGTTGCTGTCCTTCGGCTCCTCCCAGTGGCTGGTGTTCCCGCCACCGGGCTGGACGCTGAAGTGGTACGGCCAGTTCTTCTCCAATGCCGACTGGATGAACGCCGCCGTGGCCAGTCTCAAGGTCGCGGTCCTGACCACCTTCTTCGCCGTTGCGCTGGGCTTGCCCACCGCGTTTGCATTGGTGCGCGGACGCTTCCCGGGTCGGGAAATGCTTTACGGCCTATTCACCCTGCCGATGATCGTGCCACTGGTGATCATTGCGGTGGCGGTGTACGCGCTGTTCCTCAAGCTCGGCTATACCGGCACGATGTTTGCCTTCGTCGTCAGCCACGTGATCGTCGCGTTGCCGTTCACCATCATCTCGATCATCAACTCGCTGAAGCTGTTCGATCAGTCGATTGAAGATGCGGCGGTAATCTGCGGCGCCTCGCGCCTGCAAGCGGTATTCAAGGTGACCTTCCCGGCCATTCGTCCGGGCATGGTGGCCGGCGCCCTCTTCGCCTTCCTTGTCTCGTGGGATGAAGTGGTGCTGAGCGTGATGATGGCCAGCCCGACCCTGCAAACCCTTCCCGTGAAAATGTGGACCACCCTGCGCCAGGACCTGACGCCTGTGATCGCCGTCGCTTCGACGTTGCTGATCGGCCTCTCGGTATTGGTCATGGTGATCGCCGCCGCCGTTCGCCGGCGCAATGAAATCAGCGCCTGA